The proteins below come from a single Oncorhynchus gorbuscha isolate QuinsamMale2020 ecotype Even-year linkage group LG12, OgorEven_v1.0, whole genome shotgun sequence genomic window:
- the LOC123990269 gene encoding receptor activity-modifying protein 3-like isoform X2, which yields MTSNSVSCFCVILSLTVNSWMTRGSSATENINVESIPRRPSVALCNETHLLWEMEVCGEEFKRKMDHVDPQNWCNLTHFISEYHLFSLCTETNAERINCYWPNPLVESYIIRIHKHFFSNCTLERVILVDPPDDTLTILILIPVFLTLAMIALVVWCSKRSDILA from the exons ATGACTAGTAACTCTGTTTCATGTTTCTGTGTGATTTTGTCTTTGACAGTGAACTCTTGGATGACAAGAGGATCGTCAG CCACAGAGAATATCAATGTTGAGTCTATACCACGAAGGCCTAGTGTGGCTCTGTGCAACGAGACCCATCTActgtgggagatggaggtgtgtggggaggaatTCAAGCGAAAGATGGACCACGTGGATCCCCAGAACTGGTGCAACTTAACACACTTCATCAG TGAGTACCACCTTTTCTCGCTGTGCACGGAGACCAACGCCGAGCGCATCAACTGCTACTGGCCCAACCCACTGGTGGAGAGCTACATCATCCGCATCCACAAGCACTTCTTCTCCAACTGCACCCTGGAGAGGGTGATCCTGGTGGACCCACCGGACGACACACTcaccatcctcatcctcatcccagTCTTCCTCACCCTGGCTATGATCGCGCTGGTGGTGTGGTGCAGCAAGCGCAGCGACATCCTGGCTTAG
- the LOC123990269 gene encoding receptor activity-modifying protein 3-like isoform X3 yields the protein MTRGSSATENINVESIPRRPSVALCNETHLLWEMEVCGEEFKRKMDHVDPQNWCNLTHFISEYHLFSLCTETNAERINCYWPNPLVESYIIRIHKHFFSNCTLERVILVDPPDDTLTILILIPVFLTLAMIALVVWCSKRSDILA from the exons ATGACAAGAGGATCGTCAG CCACAGAGAATATCAATGTTGAGTCTATACCACGAAGGCCTAGTGTGGCTCTGTGCAACGAGACCCATCTActgtgggagatggaggtgtgtggggaggaatTCAAGCGAAAGATGGACCACGTGGATCCCCAGAACTGGTGCAACTTAACACACTTCATCAG TGAGTACCACCTTTTCTCGCTGTGCACGGAGACCAACGCCGAGCGCATCAACTGCTACTGGCCCAACCCACTGGTGGAGAGCTACATCATCCGCATCCACAAGCACTTCTTCTCCAACTGCACCCTGGAGAGGGTGATCCTGGTGGACCCACCGGACGACACACTcaccatcctcatcctcatcccagTCTTCCTCACCCTGGCTATGATCGCGCTGGTGGTGTGGTGCAGCAAGCGCAGCGACATCCTGGCTTAG
- the LOC123990269 gene encoding receptor activity-modifying protein 3-like isoform X1: MDTNALAVFKLLVVGILVNSWMTRGSSATENINVESIPRRPSVALCNETHLLWEMEVCGEEFKRKMDHVDPQNWCNLTHFISEYHLFSLCTETNAERINCYWPNPLVESYIIRIHKHFFSNCTLERVILVDPPDDTLTILILIPVFLTLAMIALVVWCSKRSDILA; this comes from the exons TGAACTCTTGGATGACAAGAGGATCGTCAG CCACAGAGAATATCAATGTTGAGTCTATACCACGAAGGCCTAGTGTGGCTCTGTGCAACGAGACCCATCTActgtgggagatggaggtgtgtggggaggaatTCAAGCGAAAGATGGACCACGTGGATCCCCAGAACTGGTGCAACTTAACACACTTCATCAG TGAGTACCACCTTTTCTCGCTGTGCACGGAGACCAACGCCGAGCGCATCAACTGCTACTGGCCCAACCCACTGGTGGAGAGCTACATCATCCGCATCCACAAGCACTTCTTCTCCAACTGCACCCTGGAGAGGGTGATCCTGGTGGACCCACCGGACGACACACTcaccatcctcatcctcatcccagTCTTCCTCACCCTGGCTATGATCGCGCTGGTGGTGTGGTGCAGCAAGCGCAGCGACATCCTGGCTTAG